In Monodelphis domestica isolate mMonDom1 chromosome 4, mMonDom1.pri, whole genome shotgun sequence, one DNA window encodes the following:
- the EN1 gene encoding homeobox protein engrailed-1, with amino-acid sequence MEEQQPEHNSQRDSTIGTASHSSSSSSASSSSGSSSSSSSSSNSNSSSSSGSSSGSSSGSDGDSVPVSPQQAPSSPAAPCLQPLPHHHHHHHHHHHHHHHQPPPPPQPMPAPPHQPPPPPPPPPQQHRTTNFFIDNILRPDFGCKKEQQQQQQLLVGAGGGGGGGSAVAAAGGGGGGGGGGGGRAERDRGQTAAGRDPANPLGTRPGNPGSLLCSADANCVTPDGSAPAPAAAASKANPAAAAAAAAAAAAAVAAAAAAAAAASKPSEGSGGSPGATGAKYGEHGNPAILLMGSANGGPVVKTDSQQPLVWPAWVYCTRYSDRPSSGPRTRKLKKKKNEKEDKRPRTAFTAEQLQRLKAEFQANRYITEQRRQTLAQELSLNESQIKIWFQNKRAKIKKATGIKNGLALHLMAQGLYNHSTTTVQDKEESE; translated from the exons ATGGAAGAGCAGCAGCCGGAGCATAACAGTCAGCGCGACTCCACCATAGGCACTGCGAGccacagtagcagcagcagcagcgcgAGCAGCAGCAGCgggagtagcagcagcagcagcagtagcagcaacagcaacagcagcagcagcagcggcagcagcagcggcagcagcagcggcagcgaTGGAGACAGCGTGCCTGTGTCCCCGCAGCAAGCTCCCTCGTCTCCTGCAGCACCCTGTCTCCAGCCCCTaccccaccatcaccaccatcatcaccaccaccaccaccaccatcaccatcagccCCCGCCACCGCCCCAGCCGATGCCAGCTCCCCCTCaccagccgccgccgccgccaccgccgcctcCCCAGCAGCACCGCACCACCAACTTTTTCATAGACAACATCCTGAGGCCAGACTTTGGTTGCAAgaaggagcagcagcagcaacagcagctcTTGGTTGGAGcgggaggaggaggtggtggaggTAGTGCTGTTGCCgctgctggtggtggtggtggtggaggaggaggaggaggaggccgaGCAGAGCGAGACAGAGGCCAGACAGCCGCAGGTAGAGATCCGGCCAATCCTCTGGGCACGCGGCCGGGCAATCCAGGTTCACTTCTCTGCTCTGCAGATGCGAACTGTGTGACGCCCGACGGCTCTGCGCCGGCCCCGGCAGCCGCCGCTTCCAAAGCTAACCCAGCCGCGGCggctgctgccgctgctgctgcggcggcggcggtggcggcggcggcggcagcagcagccgCTGCGTCCAAGCCTTCAGAAGGCAGCGGGGGAAGTCCTGGAGCAACCGGCGCTAAATACGGGGAACATGGAAACCCCGCTATTCTACTCATGGGCTCGGCGAACGGTGGGCCCGTGGTTAAAACTGACTCGCAGCAACCACTAGTCTGGCCCGCTTGGGTCTACTGTACGCGTTATTCGGATCGCCCATCTTCTG GTCCCCGCACCAGAAAgctaaaaaagaagaagaacgaGAAAGAAGACAAGCGACCGCGGACGGCGTTCACCGCAGAGCAGCTGCAGAGACTCAAGGCGGAGTTCCAGGCGAACCGTTACATCACTGAGCAACGCCGGCAGACCCTGGCCCAGGAGCTCAGCCTCAACGAGTCCCAGATCAAAATCTGGTTCCAGAACAAACGGGCTAAGATCAAGAAGGCCACAGGCATTAAGAACGGCCTGGCTCTGCACCTCATGGCCCAAGGACTGTACAACCATTCCACGACCACCGTACAGGACAAAGAGGAGAGCGAGTAG